In Janthinobacterium sp. 67, a genomic segment contains:
- a CDS encoding TonB-dependent receptor produces MMFREKKSVQVVRLALAAFAGVATMSVHAQEAIDAPVPKVQRVEITGSSIKRIEAEGISPITVMTRESIARSGATSVLDLMRNLTSAGGNGGELATSGSFRNGATSVSLRGLPTLILLNGYRLPASGSDEYSGQTSVDLNAIPLSAIERIDVLKDGASAIYGTDAVGGVINFILRKDYQGLTLDASTGSTTYGDGQNHKVSVSGGFGDRDAQKFNVTYSASYEKTEAIHGVGRDWANSTDFTGHKGGLYQGGVYGAKGRDPGTISLGGSQRMPDPECDAAHSKPYPDAPEWVAAPNRSSCMYSAAESIDLVRPSTRYGGAVTANWDLTPDVSLFANLFYNHFDTRIQGSPAWIQNADRSGVLRVAANNPFNTYGVPVNIRRLFPAAEGGTGTNVDTTWLVGGATGRAANWDWTVSVGHSQEKGETRVYGSFMHDKLQSYLAQGKFNPFGGNHNSEQIINELTADQYTKTKSSTDFAKVTASSEFGQLPGGKIGVAVGAEYKREKLTYDPSQAWRDGAIGIYSTLRGIDGSESLGAVFGELALPLLKNLEAQAAVRYDRYQLAGGTTNPKLGLRWTALPTLMFRTSYSTGFRAPTLSQRFNEGRGGFVATKDPKRCIVGDAYFDTACSGSALSLLSGTKDLKPEKSKQFNLGVVAEPIKNLTLGLTYWNIKWNDRVENLDNETVLAGEDGQYKNAVTRYDVTAEDQEKYNALSAAQRATLGPLVGRLKQLQVGLINRSKVVTDGLDVDASYTLRTAEMGRFKVFGEASYTLSYNRVLLPDDPAINCGNNTACEAGEYGYPKLLAKLGVNWDRGAWAATTSANFTSHYHVDRTPSATINLYYDEYASGLMIPSATLVDASLSYSGFKNLVLRGGVNNVFDRAPAFDPSSNIGYDTAYGNPRGRYIYMSASYSFK; encoded by the coding sequence ATGATGTTTCGCGAAAAAAAGAGTGTGCAGGTGGTGAGATTGGCGTTGGCCGCGTTCGCCGGCGTCGCAACGATGAGCGTGCACGCGCAGGAAGCGATCGATGCGCCTGTGCCTAAGGTGCAGCGCGTCGAAATCACCGGTTCGAGTATCAAACGCATCGAAGCCGAAGGTATTTCCCCGATCACCGTGATGACGCGCGAATCGATTGCCCGTTCGGGCGCGACGTCGGTGCTGGATCTGATGCGCAACCTGACTTCTGCGGGCGGTAACGGCGGTGAGCTGGCGACGTCGGGTTCCTTCCGAAACGGCGCCACCAGCGTCTCGCTGCGCGGTCTGCCGACCCTCATCCTGTTGAACGGCTATCGCCTGCCGGCGTCCGGTTCGGACGAGTACAGCGGCCAGACCTCGGTCGATCTGAACGCCATTCCGCTGTCGGCCATCGAGCGCATCGATGTGCTCAAGGACGGCGCCTCGGCCATTTACGGCACCGATGCCGTTGGCGGCGTCATCAACTTCATCCTGCGCAAGGATTACCAGGGATTGACCCTCGACGCCAGCACCGGTTCGACCACCTATGGCGACGGGCAGAACCATAAGGTGTCCGTGTCCGGCGGTTTCGGCGACCGTGACGCTCAGAAATTCAACGTGACCTATTCGGCCTCGTACGAAAAAACCGAGGCCATCCACGGCGTCGGCCGCGATTGGGCGAACAGTACCGATTTCACTGGCCACAAGGGCGGCCTGTATCAGGGTGGCGTCTACGGCGCCAAGGGCCGCGATCCCGGCACCATATCGCTGGGTGGTTCGCAGCGCATGCCCGATCCGGAGTGCGACGCGGCCCACAGCAAGCCCTATCCGGATGCGCCGGAATGGGTGGCTGCGCCGAATCGCAGTTCCTGCATGTATTCCGCCGCTGAGTCGATAGACCTGGTGCGTCCGTCCACACGCTACGGCGGGGCGGTCACGGCGAACTGGGATTTGACGCCGGATGTGTCGCTGTTCGCCAATCTGTTTTACAACCACTTCGACACGCGCATCCAAGGTTCGCCGGCCTGGATCCAAAATGCCGACCGCTCCGGCGTGCTCCGTGTGGCGGCGAACAACCCCTTCAATACCTACGGCGTGCCGGTCAATATCCGCCGCCTCTTCCCTGCTGCCGAGGGTGGTACGGGCACCAATGTTGACACCACCTGGCTGGTTGGCGGCGCCACCGGCCGCGCAGCCAACTGGGATTGGACCGTGTCCGTGGGCCACAGCCAAGAGAAGGGCGAAACGCGCGTGTACGGCTCCTTCATGCACGATAAATTGCAGAGTTACCTGGCGCAGGGCAAATTCAACCCCTTCGGCGGCAACCATAATTCGGAGCAGATCATCAACGAACTGACGGCCGACCAGTACACCAAGACCAAGTCCTCGACGGACTTTGCCAAGGTGACCGCTTCCAGCGAATTTGGCCAACTGCCCGGCGGCAAGATCGGTGTGGCCGTCGGTGCCGAGTACAAGCGCGAGAAGCTCACCTACGATCCGTCGCAGGCCTGGCGCGATGGCGCGATCGGCATCTATTCGACCCTGCGCGGCATCGACGGCTCTGAGTCGCTCGGCGCCGTGTTCGGCGAGTTGGCCCTGCCGCTGCTGAAAAACCTGGAAGCGCAGGCGGCCGTCCGCTATGACCGCTACCAGTTGGCTGGCGGTACCACCAACCCGAAGCTTGGCCTGCGCTGGACCGCCTTGCCGACCTTGATGTTCCGCACCAGCTACAGCACCGGTTTCCGTGCGCCGACGCTGTCGCAGCGCTTTAACGAAGGCCGCGGCGGTTTCGTCGCGACCAAGGATCCGAAGCGCTGCATCGTGGGTGACGCTTATTTTGACACCGCTTGCAGCGGTTCGGCGCTGTCCTTGCTGTCCGGCACGAAGGATTTGAAGCCCGAAAAATCGAAGCAGTTCAACCTGGGCGTGGTCGCCGAACCGATCAAGAACCTGACGCTGGGTTTAACCTACTGGAATATCAAGTGGAACGATCGGGTCGAGAATCTTGACAACGAAACCGTGTTGGCGGGCGAGGATGGTCAGTACAAGAACGCCGTCACGCGCTACGACGTGACGGCGGAAGACCAAGAGAAGTATAACGCGCTGAGCGCCGCCCAGCGCGCGACGCTGGGCCCGTTGGTAGGTCGCCTGAAGCAGCTGCAGGTTGGCCTGATCAACCGCAGCAAAGTCGTCACCGACGGTCTGGATGTCGACGCGTCGTACACGCTGCGCACGGCCGAGATGGGGCGTTTCAAGGTGTTCGGCGAGGCCAGCTACACGCTGTCCTACAACCGCGTGCTGCTGCCTGACGATCCGGCGATCAATTGCGGCAACAACACGGCGTGCGAGGCCGGTGAATACGGCTACCCTAAGCTGCTGGCCAAGCTGGGTGTCAACTGGGACCGCGGTGCTTGGGCGGCGACGACGAGCGCCAACTTCACCTCGCATTATCACGTGGACCGGACACCGTCGGCGACGATCAACCTTTACTACGACGAGTACGCGAGCGGCCTGATGATCCCGAGCGCGACCCTGGTTGACGCCTCGCTGTCCTACAGCGGGTTCAAGAACCTGGTGCTGCGCGGTGGCGTCAATAACGTGTTCGATCGTGCGCCGGCGTTCGATCCATCGTCGAACATCGGCTACGATACCGCCTACGGCAATCCGCGTGGCCGCTACATCTACATGTCGGCGTCGTACTCCTTCAAATGA
- the tkt gene encoding transketolase → MTTTLPTTKMANAIRALAMDAVQKANSGHPGMPMGMAEIAVALWSGHYRHNPANPKWQNRDRFLLSNGHGSMLHYALLHLTGYELSMEDIKAFRQMHSKTPGHPEVDITPGVETTTGPLGQGIANAVGMALSEQLLAAEFNKPGHDIVNHYTYAFVGDGCLMEGISHEVCALAGTLGLNKLIALYDDNGISIDGKVEGWFTDDTPARFEAYGWNVIRAVDGHDVAAVAAAIAAAKTASKPTLICCKTIIGKGSPNLQGGDKVHGAALGDKEIAAVREYIGWDAAPFEMPADVYAAWDAKKQGALLEADWNERFAAYSREFPQQAAELSRRMQGDLPQAFEAALSAAIASCVEKKENIATRKASQNAIQALASSLPEFLGGSADLTGSNLTNWKECVAVRSGQPGNHINYGVREFGMSAIMNGITLHGGYIPFGATFLTFSDYSRNALRMAALMKLRSIFVFTHDSIGLGEDGPTHQSVEHVSSMRLIPNLDNWRPCDTVESAAAWGAAVRRKDGPSTLIFSRQNLPYQERSAEQIENIFRGGYVLNDVADAKAILIATGSEVELAVAAAGALAAEGIAVRVVSMPSTDVYDRQDAAYKASVLTKGVPRVAIEAGVTSFWYKYVGLEGAVVGIDTFGESAPAGVLFKHFGFTVENVVAKVKAVIAG, encoded by the coding sequence ATGACAACTACGCTCCCGACTACCAAAATGGCCAATGCGATCCGCGCACTGGCAATGGACGCTGTACAAAAGGCCAATTCCGGCCATCCAGGCATGCCGATGGGCATGGCCGAGATCGCAGTTGCCCTGTGGAGTGGTCACTATCGCCACAATCCCGCGAACCCGAAATGGCAGAACCGCGACCGCTTCCTGTTGTCGAACGGCCACGGTTCGATGCTGCACTACGCGCTGCTGCACCTGACGGGCTACGAGCTGTCGATGGAGGACATCAAGGCCTTCCGCCAGATGCATTCGAAAACCCCGGGCCACCCGGAAGTCGACATCACGCCAGGCGTGGAAACGACCACCGGCCCGCTGGGCCAGGGCATCGCCAACGCCGTCGGCATGGCCCTGTCGGAGCAATTGCTGGCCGCTGAATTCAACAAGCCTGGCCACGACATCGTCAACCACTACACCTACGCTTTCGTCGGCGACGGCTGCCTGATGGAAGGCATTTCGCACGAAGTGTGCGCGCTGGCCGGCACCCTGGGCTTGAACAAGCTGATCGCCCTGTATGACGACAACGGCATTTCCATCGACGGCAAGGTCGAAGGCTGGTTCACGGACGACACCCCGGCGCGTTTCGAAGCGTATGGCTGGAACGTCATCCGCGCCGTCGACGGCCATGATGTTGCCGCCGTGGCTGCCGCCATCGCCGCCGCCAAGACCGCCAGCAAGCCCACCCTGATCTGCTGCAAGACCATCATCGGCAAGGGTTCGCCGAACCTGCAAGGCGGCGACAAGGTCCACGGCGCCGCGCTGGGCGACAAGGAAATCGCCGCCGTGCGCGAATACATCGGCTGGGATGCCGCACCGTTCGAAATGCCGGCCGACGTGTACGCGGCCTGGGATGCCAAGAAACAAGGCGCCCTGCTGGAAGCGGACTGGAACGAGCGCTTTGCCGCCTACAGCCGCGAATTCCCGCAGCAAGCCGCTGAATTGTCGCGCCGCATGCAAGGCGATCTGCCGCAGGCATTCGAAGCGGCCCTGAGCGCCGCCATCGCTTCCTGCGTGGAAAAGAAAGAAAACATCGCCACCCGCAAGGCCAGCCAGAACGCCATCCAGGCGCTGGCTTCGTCCCTGCCGGAATTCCTGGGCGGCTCGGCCGACCTGACCGGTTCGAACCTGACCAACTGGAAAGAGTGCGTGGCCGTGCGTTCGGGCCAGCCTGGCAACCACATCAACTACGGCGTGCGCGAATTCGGCATGAGCGCCATCATGAACGGCATCACCCTGCACGGCGGCTACATCCCGTTCGGTGCCACGTTCCTGACGTTCTCCGACTACAGCCGCAATGCGCTGCGCATGGCCGCCCTGATGAAGCTGCGTTCGATCTTCGTGTTTACCCACGATTCGATCGGTCTGGGCGAAGACGGCCCGACGCACCAATCGGTCGAGCACGTCTCGTCGATGCGTCTGATCCCGAACCTGGACAACTGGCGTCCATGCGACACCGTCGAGTCGGCCGCTGCCTGGGGCGCCGCCGTGCGCCGCAAGGATGGCCCGTCGACCCTGATCTTCTCGCGCCAGAACCTGCCATACCAGGAGCGTAGCGCCGAACAGATCGAGAACATCTTCCGCGGCGGCTATGTGCTGAACGACGTGGCCGATGCCAAGGCCATCCTGATCGCCACCGGTTCCGAAGTGGAACTGGCCGTCGCCGCCGCCGGCGCGCTGGCGGCCGAAGGCATCGCCGTGCGCGTGGTGTCGATGCCGTCGACCGACGTGTATGACCGCCAGGACGCCGCCTACAAGGCCAGCGTGCTGACGAAAGGCGTGCCGCGCGTGGCCATCGAGGCGGGCGTGACCAGCTTCTGGTACAAATACGTGGGCCTGGAAGGCGCCGTGGTCGGTATCGACACGTTCGGCGAATCGGCGCCGGCTGGGGTGCTGTTCAAGCACTTCGGCTTCACGGTCGAGAACGTCGTCGCCAAGGTGAAAGCCGTTATCGCTGGCTAA
- the gap gene encoding type I glyceraldehyde-3-phosphate dehydrogenase: MTIKVAINGYGRIGRNVLRAFYEGGKKQDIQIVAINDLGDAKSNAHLTRYDTAHGKFPGTVTVEGDNMIVNGDPIRVFAQRNPAEIPWGELGVDVVLECTGFFTTKEKASAHLKGGAKKVIISAPGGKDVDATVVFGVNHQVLKATDTVISNASCTTNCLAPLVKPLNDAIGIETGLMTTVHAYTNDQVLSDVMHEDLRRARSATMSMIPTKTGAAAAVGLVLPELNGKLDGFAIRVPTINVSLVDLSFIAKRDTTVEEVNALMKAASEGALEGILTYQTEPLVSIDFNHNPASSNFDSTLTKVSGRLVKVSSWYDNEWGFSNRMLDTTVALMSAK; the protein is encoded by the coding sequence ATGACGATCAAAGTTGCAATCAATGGCTACGGCCGCATCGGCCGTAATGTGTTGCGCGCTTTCTACGAAGGCGGCAAGAAACAGGATATCCAGATCGTTGCCATCAACGACCTGGGCGATGCCAAATCGAACGCCCACCTGACCCGCTACGACACCGCGCACGGCAAGTTCCCGGGCACGGTCACCGTCGAAGGCGACAACATGATCGTCAATGGCGATCCGATCCGCGTATTCGCACAGCGCAATCCTGCTGAAATCCCATGGGGTGAGCTGGGCGTGGACGTCGTGCTGGAGTGCACGGGCTTCTTCACCACCAAAGAGAAAGCTTCGGCTCACCTGAAGGGCGGCGCCAAGAAAGTCATCATCTCGGCACCAGGTGGCAAGGACGTCGATGCGACCGTCGTGTTCGGCGTGAATCATCAAGTGCTGAAAGCAACGGACACCGTCATCTCGAACGCTTCGTGCACCACCAACTGCCTGGCACCGCTGGTCAAGCCGCTGAACGACGCCATCGGTATCGAAACGGGCCTGATGACCACCGTGCACGCCTACACCAACGACCAGGTGCTGTCCGACGTGATGCATGAAGATCTGCGCCGCGCCCGTTCGGCCACCATGAGCATGATCCCGACCAAGACGGGCGCCGCTGCCGCCGTGGGCCTGGTGCTGCCTGAGCTGAATGGCAAGCTGGACGGCTTCGCCATCCGCGTGCCGACCATCAACGTGTCGCTGGTCGACCTGTCGTTCATCGCCAAGCGCGACACGACCGTGGAAGAAGTCAACGCGCTGATGAAAGCCGCTTCGGAAGGTGCCCTGGAAGGCATCCTGACGTACCAGACCGAACCGCTGGTCTCGATCGACTTCAACCACAACCCGGCTTCGTCGAACTTCGATTCGACCCTGACCAAAGTGTCGGGCCGCCTGGTGAAAGTATCGTCGTGGTACGACAACGAGTGGGGTTTCTCGAACCGCATGCTCGACACCACCGTTGCACTGATGTCGGCGAAGTAA
- a CDS encoding YoaK family protein, whose protein sequence is MPLHYLSRLSGAARDTQANLQLGCVLALVAGAVNAGGFLAIGGYTSHMTGIVSGMADDLALGNITVALAALGAWLAFVSGAAVTAIMVNWGKRRRLHSQFAASLLLEAALLLLFGLTGNYLAAMPDVLGPVTILLLCFVMGLQNAIITKISGAVIRTTHVTGLSTDIGIELGKMAYYNRRHLPDRMVKVNRGKLRTHSLLIACFFIGGVSGALAFKHIGFPAATILLAGVLTLLSGVPVLRDLRLLWRFYRRRL, encoded by the coding sequence ATGCCACTCCATTACCTGTCCCGCCTGAGCGGAGCGGCGCGCGATACGCAAGCCAATCTGCAACTGGGCTGCGTGCTGGCGCTGGTGGCCGGCGCCGTGAATGCGGGTGGCTTTCTGGCCATCGGCGGCTATACCTCGCACATGACGGGCATCGTTTCCGGCATGGCGGACGACCTGGCGCTGGGCAATATCACGGTGGCCCTGGCCGCGCTGGGCGCCTGGCTGGCCTTCGTCAGCGGCGCGGCCGTGACCGCCATCATGGTGAACTGGGGCAAGCGGCGACGCCTGCACAGCCAGTTTGCCGCCAGCCTGCTGCTGGAAGCGGCGCTGTTGCTGCTGTTCGGCCTGACGGGTAATTACCTGGCCGCCATGCCCGACGTGCTGGGCCCCGTCACCATCTTGCTGCTGTGCTTTGTCATGGGCTTGCAAAACGCCATCATCACCAAGATTTCGGGCGCCGTCATCCGCACCACGCACGTGACGGGCTTGTCTACCGACATCGGCATCGAACTGGGCAAGATGGCGTATTACAACCGGCGCCACCTGCCGGACCGGATGGTCAAGGTCAACCGCGGCAAGCTCAGAACGCACAGCCTGCTGATCGCCTGCTTCTTCATCGGCGGCGTCAGCGGCGCCCTGGCCTTCAAGCACATCGGCTTTCCCGCCGCCACCATCCTGCTCGCCGGCGTGCTGACCCTGCTGTCGGGCGTGCCCGTGCTGCGCGACTTGCGCCTGCTGTGGCGCTTTTACCGGCGCCGCTTGTAG
- the glnE gene encoding bifunctional [glutamate--ammonia ligase]-adenylyl-L-tyrosine phosphorylase/[glutamate--ammonia-ligase] adenylyltransferase, with protein MSTQPLISASRFYQRWLDAAPERAAQVAQLVRAPLDGLDFAAALAAQANAATPPLPPERAMRRLRNLLVCGLIARDLGGQADLNEVVTAMTGFADFAIRTHVDAIMAEMVALHGMPVGEESGEEQALMVLAMGKQGGGELNVSSDIDLIFVYPEDGDTQVTEPGQRSLSNHEFFIRMGKKLIAALAEITQDGFTFRVDMALRPNGNSGPLAASLGMVEQYLIVQGREWERYAWVKARAVTGKPEDIASLDAIVRPFVFRRYLDFGVIDAIRTMHGQIRAEVNRQERLHPDRSNNVKLGRGGIREIEFLAQVFQLIRGGRDAELRDRSTRATLRTVADKGLLEPAIVEQLLGSYTFLRNLEHRLQYLDDAQTHTLPANEADRLTVAQMMGLPDTPTLLAQLEAHRVFVAGQFDEMFSDKSSGTPPADTGIDPQTSNDCAASDQQEAIEARFAALGFHEPAACARRLLATWQAPRLQSLPEASRTRLVALVNSALPLITDCSVSNGNASQLATLGRLLDFLEAIARRSAYLSLLTEYPHTLERVVRMVCASGWAATFLTQHPILLDELLDERIRNTVPDPAALALDLQRQLDDAPGDTERQMDILREMHHAQLFQRLAQDLAGDLSVEKLADYLSQLADIIVAATVQAVWQTLPTRHREVPKFAVIAYGKLGGKELGYVSDLDVIFLFDDDDQDAPGLYAKLAQRFITWMTSHTSAGILFDIDIALRPDGASGMLVSSVQAFERYQGSAAWVWEHQALTRARFCAGDATIGKHFERIRDTILRKERPENGPLKGEVVAMRKKMLDAHPPRPGSFDLKQDPGGMIDIEFMVQYLVLQHAAQYPQLTANSGNIALLRLCGELGLIDAQLAGLVADAYRALRKLQHQLRLQGQDLARVEPERVRVHADNVVRLWQAIFGATA; from the coding sequence ATGAGCACACAGCCTTTGATTTCCGCCTCCCGTTTCTACCAGCGCTGGCTGGACGCCGCCCCCGAGCGGGCCGCGCAGGTAGCCCAACTGGTGCGCGCGCCGCTGGACGGGCTCGACTTTGCCGCCGCGCTGGCCGCCCAGGCGAACGCCGCCACGCCGCCGCTGCCGCCCGAGCGGGCCATGCGCCGCCTGCGCAACCTGCTCGTCTGCGGCCTGATCGCGCGCGATCTTGGCGGCCAGGCCGACTTGAACGAAGTCGTCACGGCCATGACGGGCTTTGCCGATTTCGCCATCCGCACGCACGTGGACGCCATCATGGCCGAGATGGTGGCCCTGCACGGCATGCCGGTCGGCGAGGAATCGGGCGAGGAACAGGCCTTGATGGTGCTGGCGATGGGCAAGCAGGGCGGTGGCGAACTCAATGTCTCGTCCGACATCGACCTGATCTTTGTCTACCCGGAAGATGGCGACACGCAAGTCACCGAACCGGGCCAGCGCAGCCTGTCCAACCACGAGTTTTTCATTCGCATGGGCAAGAAGCTGATCGCCGCCCTGGCCGAGATCACGCAGGACGGTTTTACTTTCCGCGTGGACATGGCCTTGCGCCCGAACGGTAATTCGGGCCCGCTGGCCGCCAGCCTGGGCATGGTGGAGCAGTACCTGATCGTGCAGGGCCGCGAATGGGAACGCTATGCCTGGGTCAAAGCGCGCGCCGTGACGGGCAAGCCGGAAGATATTGCGTCCCTTGACGCCATCGTGCGCCCCTTCGTCTTCCGCCGCTACCTCGATTTCGGCGTCATCGATGCCATCCGCACCATGCACGGCCAGATCCGCGCCGAGGTCAACCGCCAGGAGCGGCTGCATCCGGACCGCAGCAACAACGTCAAGCTGGGCCGCGGCGGCATCCGCGAAATCGAATTCCTCGCGCAAGTGTTTCAGCTGATACGGGGCGGGCGCGACGCCGAGCTGCGCGACCGTTCCACGCGCGCCACCCTGCGCACGGTGGCGGACAAGGGGCTATTGGAACCGGCCATCGTGGAACAATTGCTGGGTTCTTACACCTTCCTGCGCAACCTCGAACACCGGCTGCAGTATCTCGACGATGCGCAAACCCACACCTTGCCCGCCAACGAGGCCGACCGCCTGACCGTGGCGCAGATGATGGGCTTGCCCGACACGCCCACCCTGCTGGCCCAGCTGGAAGCGCACCGCGTGTTTGTTGCAGGCCAGTTCGACGAAATGTTCAGCGACAAGAGCAGCGGCACGCCGCCGGCCGACACGGGCATCGACCCGCAAACGTCGAACGACTGCGCCGCCTCGGACCAGCAGGAAGCCATCGAGGCGCGTTTCGCCGCCCTGGGTTTCCATGAGCCGGCCGCCTGCGCGCGCCGCCTGCTGGCCACGTGGCAGGCGCCCCGTCTGCAATCGTTGCCCGAGGCGAGCCGCACGCGCCTCGTCGCCCTCGTCAACTCCGCCCTGCCCCTGATCACCGACTGTTCCGTGTCCAACGGCAACGCCAGCCAGCTGGCCACCCTGGGCCGGCTGCTAGATTTCCTGGAAGCGATTGCGCGCCGCTCGGCCTATCTGTCGCTGCTGACGGAATATCCGCACACGCTCGAGCGCGTCGTGCGCATGGTGTGTGCCAGCGGCTGGGCCGCCACCTTCCTCACGCAGCACCCTATCCTGCTCGACGAACTGCTCGATGAACGCATCCGCAACACGGTGCCGGACCCGGCCGCCCTGGCGCTGGACCTGCAGCGCCAGCTCGACGACGCGCCCGGCGACACGGAGCGGCAGATGGATATCCTGCGCGAAATGCACCACGCGCAGCTGTTCCAGCGCCTGGCGCAAGACCTGGCGGGCGACCTCAGCGTGGAAAAGCTGGCCGACTACCTGTCGCAGCTGGCCGACATCATCGTCGCCGCCACCGTGCAAGCCGTCTGGCAAACCTTGCCGACGCGCCACCGCGAGGTGCCGAAATTCGCCGTCATCGCGTACGGCAAGCTGGGCGGCAAGGAACTCGGCTATGTCTCGGACCTCGACGTCATTTTCCTGTTCGACGATGACGACCAGGACGCGCCCGGCCTGTACGCCAAGCTGGCCCAACGCTTCATTACCTGGATGACATCGCACACGTCGGCCGGCATTTTGTTCGACATCGACATCGCCCTGCGTCCCGACGGCGCCTCGGGCATGCTCGTCTCCAGCGTGCAGGCCTTCGAGCGCTACCAGGGCAGCGCGGCCTGGGTATGGGAACACCAGGCGCTCACGCGCGCGCGCTTCTGCGCCGGCGACGCCACCATCGGCAAGCATTTCGAACGCATCCGCGACACGATCCTGCGCAAGGAACGCCCTGAAAACGGCCCGCTCAAGGGCGAGGTGGTGGCCATGCGCAAGAAGATGCTCGATGCGCATCCGCCCCGCCCCGGCAGCTTCGATTTGAAGCAGGATCCGGGCGGCATGATCGACATCGAATTCATGGTGCAATACCTGGTGCTCCAGCATGCGGCGCAGTATCCGCAGCTGACGGCCAACTCGGGCAATATCGCCCTGCTGCGCCTGTGCGGCGAGCTGGGACTGATCGACGCGCAGCTGGCCGGCCTGGTCGCCGACGCCTACCGCGCGCTGCGCAAGCTGCAGCACCAGTTGCGCCTGCAGGGGCAGGACCTGGCCAGGGTGGAACCGGAACGGGTGCGCGTGCATGCGGATAACGTCGTGCGCCTGTGGCAAGCCATTTTCGGCGCTACCGCCTGA